One Desulforhopalus sp. DNA segment encodes these proteins:
- a CDS encoding IS630 family transposase yields the protein MFQDEARFGRMSDPRSCWAPAPHRPVVNLALIREFRYEYAAVSPWDGSLDFMTTEKMNTENMTRFLAQISLAHKEEFIVMVVDGASSHRSKDLVIPENVALLRLPPYSPELNPAEQIWNMLRRNYFANRVFESLDAATAHAEFGLAKMAANKSSVRSLTNWPWISAILKA from the coding sequence ATGTTTCAAGACGAAGCCCGCTTTGGCAGAATGAGCGACCCTCGATCATGTTGGGCGCCAGCCCCACATCGTCCGGTTGTAAACCTGGCATTGATACGGGAGTTCCGTTACGAATACGCCGCTGTCAGCCCGTGGGATGGCAGCCTTGATTTTATGACAACCGAGAAGATGAATACTGAGAACATGACCCGTTTTCTTGCCCAGATCAGTCTGGCGCACAAGGAAGAATTTATCGTCATGGTTGTCGATGGAGCATCATCCCACAGAAGCAAAGATCTTGTTATTCCCGAAAATGTTGCACTATTAAGACTACCACCATATTCACCAGAGTTGAACCCCGCGGAACAAATATGGAACATGTTGCGCCGAAACTATTTTGCCAACCGAGTTTTCGAATCACTTGATGCTGCAACTGCCCATGCTGAATTTGGCTTGGCAAAGATGGCGGCAAACAAGTCGTCGGTCAGAAGTTTAACTAATTGGCCTTGGATTAGTGCCATCTTGAAGGCGTAA
- a CDS encoding DUF3800 domain-containing protein has translation MKNTINIYCDESCHLPHDDQKAMVLGALWCIKAKASEHNQAIAGLKAKHHLSPFFEIKWSKVSPAKLDFYRELVDYFFSCPAMGFRAWVIPDKSVLSHEQYNQTHDDWYYKMYFYLLRNLISSERKYHIYPDIKDTRSRHKLQKLRQVLSNANYDFSREIIERIQHVHSHDIGLMQLVDVLIGAVAYHARGLTGSTAKTEIIQQIKARSGLSLNCNTLPTERKFNLCIWRPNGGGFENA, from the coding sequence ATGAAGAACACGATCAATATTTACTGCGATGAGAGCTGTCATTTGCCGCATGACGACCAGAAAGCCATGGTTCTCGGCGCGCTCTGGTGCATTAAGGCCAAGGCCAGCGAACATAATCAGGCCATTGCAGGGTTGAAAGCCAAACATCACCTGTCGCCATTTTTCGAGATCAAGTGGTCAAAGGTGTCTCCGGCCAAACTCGATTTTTATCGAGAACTGGTGGATTATTTTTTTTCCTGTCCCGCCATGGGGTTCCGTGCCTGGGTGATTCCAGACAAATCCGTCTTGTCTCACGAACAATACAACCAGACCCATGATGACTGGTATTATAAGATGTATTTCTATTTATTGAGAAATCTGATATCCTCGGAGCGAAAATATCACATTTATCCGGACATAAAAGACACTCGCAGCAGGCATAAACTGCAAAAGCTCAGGCAGGTGTTGAGTAATGCGAATTACGATTTTTCGAGAGAAATTATTGAGAGGATTCAACATGTCCACTCGCATGACATAGGTCTTATGCAACTCGTGGATGTCTTGATCGGGGCTGTTGCATATCATGCGCGCGGCTTAACGGGTAGCACCGCAAAGACTGAAATTATTCAGCAGATTAAGGCCAGATCCGGTTTGAGCCTGAATTGCAACACGCTGCCGACCGAACGAAAATTCAACCTCTGTATTTGGCGACCGAATGGCGGAGGTTTTGAGAATGCCTGA
- a CDS encoding putative DNA binding domain-containing protein produces the protein MRIKELQSQVSLGEDSRRQFKADVRNAESLASEMAAFANSEGGTIYLGVADNGSTPGLDQADVARINQLVSNAASQLVKSPLTVRTENVALKSGRVVIVLTVPKGLDKPYFDKNGVIWLKTGADKRRVNSKEELRRLFQMTDQFHADELPTRAGLDKLDKLRFRDFLRDIYEQDYPDDLEELTRLLQNMNLATDDGVLNLAGLLMFAERPERIKPQFVVKAIRYPGNQIHATDYIDTEDFAGPLPKIFQDALAFVMRNLHKVQAGRGVNAPGQPEIPESVFEELLVNALVHRDYLVSAPVRLFIFDNRIEIFSPGHLPNNLTVEKIRTGNSNIRNPILVSYVAKGLLPYHGLGSGIKRALTQWPQIDFTDDRDGCLFTATVHRKPIEDLELVNIAPKSSLKSSPKTEEQILEIMRGNASITTEQLGEILGITKRAVLKQIEKLKGHGRLQRVGPAKGGHWEVLS, from the coding sequence ATGAGAATCAAGGAACTTCAATCTCAAGTCTCCCTCGGCGAGGACAGCAGGCGCCAGTTCAAGGCCGATGTGCGCAATGCCGAATCCCTGGCTTCCGAGATGGCCGCATTTGCAAATTCCGAGGGCGGGACAATTTACCTGGGCGTGGCCGATAACGGCAGCACGCCGGGACTCGACCAGGCCGACGTTGCCCGGATTAATCAGCTTGTCAGCAATGCCGCGAGCCAGCTTGTTAAAAGTCCGCTGACGGTGCGGACCGAGAACGTCGCCCTAAAAAGTGGCCGTGTCGTGATTGTGCTGACCGTGCCCAAGGGGCTCGACAAGCCCTACTTCGACAAGAATGGAGTGATCTGGCTGAAAACGGGAGCGGACAAGCGGCGCGTGAACTCCAAGGAGGAGCTGCGCCGTCTGTTCCAGATGACGGATCAGTTCCATGCCGATGAACTGCCGACCAGAGCGGGGCTCGACAAGCTGGATAAACTGCGCTTCCGCGATTTCCTCCGCGACATCTATGAGCAGGATTACCCGGACGATTTGGAAGAGTTGACGCGCCTGCTCCAGAACATGAACCTGGCCACTGATGACGGAGTACTGAATCTGGCAGGATTGCTGATGTTCGCCGAAAGGCCAGAACGCATCAAGCCGCAATTCGTGGTCAAGGCGATCCGCTATCCCGGCAATCAGATTCACGCGACCGATTATATCGATACCGAAGACTTCGCCGGGCCGCTGCCGAAAATCTTCCAGGACGCCTTGGCTTTTGTGATGCGCAACCTGCACAAGGTCCAGGCGGGGCGCGGCGTGAACGCGCCCGGACAGCCGGAAATCCCGGAAAGCGTTTTCGAGGAACTGCTGGTCAACGCCCTCGTGCACCGGGATTATCTGGTGAGTGCACCAGTCCGGCTGTTCATCTTCGACAATCGCATCGAAATCTTCAGCCCCGGCCATCTGCCCAATAACCTGACCGTCGAAAAGATACGGACGGGGAACTCCAATATCCGCAATCCGATCCTGGTCTCCTATGTGGCTAAGGGCCTGTTGCCCTACCACGGGCTGGGCTCTGGAATCAAACGCGCCTTGACGCAGTGGCCACAGATCGACTTCACAGACGACAGGGACGGGTGCCTGTTCACCGCTACGGTTCATCGGAAGCCGATAGAAGATCTGGAGTTGGTGAACATTGCACCGAAAAGTTCACTAAAAAGTTCACCGAAAACCGAGGAGCAAATCCTTGAAATAATGCGGGGGAATGCCTCGATCACGACGGAACAGTTAGGGGAAATCTTAGGCATTACAAAGCGCGCGGTGTTGAAGCAGATTGAAAAACTCAAGGGACATGGACGCTTGCAACGGGTCGGTCCTGCCAAGGGCGGCCACTGGGAGGTCTTGTCATGA
- a CDS encoding type I restriction endonuclease subunit R encodes MTYFNEGNTVEQLVLDTLTNKDSRWCFAEPQADYLNSHLTLHVSNLKWRFVLAEELPRRNEDVLVESMVRDALIRLNPEMKVQADRADEVLYRLRAIPLSVQSEGLVRANELFAEWLRGEKSMPFGERGEHTPVRLIDFDDPSNNEYVVTNQWVYPVKEGGRRFDIVMLVNGIPLVIGEAKTPVRPAVTWVDGASDIHNGYEKSVPQMFVPGVLSFATEGKCYRYGSVRMPIDIWGPWHDPEDKSEGTIVDVQRSIRAMLRPHIVLDILQNFTLFATDKKYRRIKIICRYQQYEAANLMVARVVAGYPKKGLIWHFQGSGKSLLMVFAAQKLRMHLKLGNPTVMIVVDRIDLDTQITSTFNAADIPNMIGAATRQELQSLLAADTRKIIITTIHKFGEADGRLNERSNIIVMVDEAHRTQEGDLGRKMRDALPNAFLFGLTGTPINKRDRNTFWAFGADEDKQGYMSRYSFQDSIRDKATLPLHFEVVDVKLRINKDAIDEAYSQMTEELSEQDRDDLAKRAAKMAVLIKAPVRVGAICQHIANHYQQKVEPNGFKAQMVTFDRECCVLYKKAMDELIGKDASAIVIHTQGGKSDIYAEWKLTKDEEENLLDRFRDPNDPLKFLIVTSKLLTGFDAPILQVMYLDKPMKDHNLLQAICRTNRVYPDKTHGLIVDYLGIFDDVATALDFDEKAVQKVITNLDELKKELPGQSAKCLSFFPGVDRTVGGYEGLIAAQDCLPDNETRDKFAAEYSVLSRLWEALSPDPCLGLYETGYKWLTQVYESVKPPSGNGKLLWHALGAKTIELVHENVHLETVRDDLDTLVMDAEVLEGLLDAKDPDKKSKEIEIKLIARLRKYKDNPKFVALGERLEKLKERHEQGLLHSLDFLKELLTLAKEVVQAEKHVDPVDEQAKAKAALTELFAEVKNGKTPMVIERIVTDIDDIVRLVRFPGWQNTKAGEREVQKALRKVIYVKYQVKDQDLFDKAFGYIRQYY; translated from the coding sequence ATGACCTACTTCAACGAGGGAAATACGGTCGAGCAACTAGTGCTGGACACCCTGACTAACAAGGACAGCCGGTGGTGTTTTGCCGAGCCGCAAGCCGATTATCTTAACTCACATCTCACACTTCACGTTTCCAACCTTAAATGGCGTTTTGTGCTCGCCGAGGAGCTGCCACGCCGGAACGAAGATGTGCTGGTGGAATCGATGGTACGCGACGCCCTCATTCGCCTGAACCCGGAAATGAAGGTGCAGGCCGACCGCGCCGACGAGGTGCTCTATCGCCTGCGAGCCATCCCCTTGTCGGTACAGAGCGAAGGTCTGGTGCGGGCCAACGAGCTGTTTGCCGAATGGCTGCGGGGCGAGAAGTCCATGCCCTTCGGCGAGCGCGGCGAACACACGCCGGTACGCCTGATCGACTTCGATGATCCGAGCAACAACGAATACGTGGTCACCAATCAGTGGGTCTACCCGGTGAAAGAAGGCGGCCGCCGCTTCGACATTGTCATGCTGGTCAACGGCATACCACTGGTGATCGGCGAGGCAAAGACGCCGGTACGCCCGGCGGTGACCTGGGTGGACGGGGCCAGCGACATCCACAACGGCTACGAAAAGAGTGTGCCTCAGATGTTCGTGCCGGGCGTCCTCTCCTTTGCCACCGAGGGCAAGTGCTACCGCTATGGCTCGGTGCGCATGCCCATCGATATATGGGGTCCCTGGCACGATCCCGAGGACAAGTCCGAAGGGACGATAGTCGATGTACAGCGGTCAATTCGCGCTATGTTGCGCCCGCATATCGTGCTGGACATCCTGCAGAACTTCACCCTGTTCGCCACCGACAAGAAGTACCGGCGCATCAAGATCATCTGCCGTTATCAGCAGTACGAGGCTGCCAACCTAATGGTGGCCCGCGTGGTGGCTGGGTATCCGAAGAAGGGTCTGATCTGGCACTTCCAGGGCTCAGGCAAGTCTCTGTTGATGGTGTTCGCCGCGCAGAAGCTTCGGATGCACCTCAAGCTGGGAAACCCCACAGTGATGATCGTGGTGGATCGTATCGACCTGGACACCCAGATCACTTCCACCTTCAATGCAGCTGACATTCCGAACATGATCGGGGCTGCGACCCGGCAGGAGCTGCAAAGTCTATTGGCGGCGGATACCCGGAAGATCATCATCACCACCATTCACAAATTCGGTGAGGCGGACGGTCGCCTGAATGAACGTTCCAACATAATTGTTATGGTGGACGAAGCCCACCGCACCCAGGAAGGCGACCTGGGTCGCAAGATGCGCGATGCGTTGCCTAATGCATTTCTTTTTGGTCTGACCGGCACGCCGATCAACAAGCGGGATCGCAACACCTTTTGGGCTTTCGGTGCGGATGAGGATAAACAGGGTTACATGAGTCGCTACTCGTTCCAGGATTCGATCCGGGACAAAGCCACTCTACCACTGCACTTCGAGGTGGTGGATGTTAAGCTTCGTATCAATAAAGATGCCATTGACGAAGCCTATTCCCAGATGACCGAAGAGCTGAGCGAACAGGATCGTGACGACCTGGCCAAGCGGGCCGCCAAGATGGCAGTTTTGATCAAGGCTCCTGTGCGGGTAGGCGCGATCTGCCAGCACATTGCGAACCACTATCAGCAGAAGGTGGAACCGAACGGCTTCAAAGCCCAGATGGTTACCTTCGACCGGGAGTGCTGCGTATTGTACAAAAAGGCAATGGACGAGTTGATTGGCAAGGACGCCAGCGCCATTGTCATTCACACTCAGGGTGGCAAATCCGACATCTATGCTGAGTGGAAGCTGACCAAGGATGAGGAGGAAAATCTCCTCGATCGGTTCCGGGACCCGAACGATCCGCTCAAGTTCCTGATCGTTACCTCCAAGCTGCTGACCGGGTTTGACGCACCTATCCTACAGGTGATGTACCTGGATAAGCCGATGAAGGATCACAACCTGCTGCAGGCCATCTGCCGCACTAACCGAGTCTATCCCGACAAGACCCACGGTTTGATCGTTGATTATCTGGGCATCTTCGACGACGTGGCCACCGCGCTCGATTTTGATGAAAAGGCCGTGCAGAAGGTCATCACCAACCTCGATGAACTCAAGAAAGAGCTACCCGGACAGTCGGCGAAATGTCTGTCGTTCTTCCCAGGTGTGGATCGCACCGTAGGTGGTTACGAGGGGCTGATCGCTGCTCAAGACTGCCTGCCGGATAACGAGACACGGGACAAGTTCGCGGCGGAATACTCGGTGCTCTCCCGTCTGTGGGAAGCGCTGTCTCCTGATCCCTGTCTCGGACTTTACGAGACCGGCTACAAGTGGCTGACCCAGGTTTATGAATCGGTGAAGCCGCCGAGCGGCAACGGCAAGTTGCTCTGGCACGCCCTGGGTGCCAAAACAATCGAACTGGTGCATGAAAACGTGCATCTGGAGACGGTGCGCGACGATCTGGATACCCTGGTGATGGACGCCGAGGTCCTCGAAGGACTGCTCGATGCCAAGGACCCGGACAAGAAATCCAAGGAAATCGAGATCAAGCTCATCGCCCGCCTGCGCAAGTACAAGGACAATCCGAAATTTGTCGCCCTAGGCGAGCGCCTCGAAAAGCTGAAGGAACGGCACGAACAGGGCCTGCTCCACAGCCTCGACTTCCTCAAGGAACTGCTGACCCTGGCCAAGGAGGTCGTCCAGGCCGAGAAGCACGTGGACCCCGTCGATGAACAGGCCAAGGCCAAAGCGGCCCTGACCGAACTGTTTGCCGAGGTAAAGAACGGTAAGACACCGATGGTGATCGAGCGGATCGTGACCGACATCGACGATATCGTGCGCCTGGTCCGATTCCCCGGCTGGCAAAACACCAAAGCCGGAGAACGCGAGGTCCAGAAGGCCCTGCGCAAAGTGATTTACGTGAAATACCAGGTCAAGGACCAGGATCTATTCGATAAGGCGTTCGGATATATCCGGCAGTACTACTGA
- a CDS encoding CPCC family cysteine-rich protein: MGNESDKAPDAIAEFQERRRAFDRLCNQLWNPNGKPYEVFIRCACPACGYPTIGERSRYDMCYLCMWEDDGQDDDSADEVWGGPNGDYSLTEARQNFSRFDSMYRPDDISGSEWANKDLAAKNKIRKMYDSLPTISDSKKLAEQILAVKRLEGSPTTLEEYLSRKPLRYDQRKGVVLDDWWLAHPVWEGTPYQYGRVTRDSALRYSLQRLSRMEDHCKRLRGKIPGFNRCPCAACGFPTVRIGDPRCLLCDWQQNVSASDTSGSAEKPLHIEYTLTEARINFEKYLTTYCPEDEPKFSRSQKNLLKKCLLIRAYLELSAGSFQVENLVIPLRLQDGTNPRPIS; the protein is encoded by the coding sequence ATGGGAAACGAATCTGACAAAGCCCCAGACGCTATCGCAGAATTTCAGGAGAGAAGGCGGGCTTTTGACAGACTGTGCAATCAGCTCTGGAATCCCAACGGGAAACCATATGAGGTCTTCATTCGCTGTGCCTGCCCCGCATGTGGGTACCCAACCATAGGTGAGCGTTCTCGGTACGACATGTGTTATCTGTGTATGTGGGAGGACGATGGCCAGGATGACGATAGTGCCGATGAGGTTTGGGGTGGTCCGAATGGAGATTATTCGCTGACGGAAGCAAGACAGAATTTCTCTCGTTTCGACAGCATGTACCGTCCAGATGATATTTCCGGATCTGAGTGGGCGAATAAGGACCTTGCTGCAAAGAACAAGATCAGAAAGATGTACGACTCTCTGCCAACCATCTCTGACAGCAAAAAACTTGCGGAACAGATATTGGCAGTGAAAAGGCTTGAAGGGTCGCCGACGACTCTTGAGGAATATCTGTCACGGAAACCTCTGCGCTATGATCAACGAAAGGGAGTGGTCCTCGATGATTGGTGGTTAGCTCACCCCGTTTGGGAGGGAACCCCTTATCAATACGGAAGGGTTACTCGGGATTCAGCGCTGAGATATTCTCTTCAACGTTTAAGCCGAATGGAAGACCACTGCAAACGTCTAAGAGGGAAAATCCCTGGTTTTAATCGATGTCCGTGTGCGGCTTGCGGGTTTCCAACAGTACGAATCGGTGATCCCCGATGTTTATTATGTGATTGGCAGCAGAACGTGTCTGCCTCAGATACATCTGGTAGCGCAGAAAAGCCATTACATATTGAATATACCCTGACCGAAGCACGGATAAATTTTGAAAAGTATCTGACAACGTATTGTCCGGAGGATGAGCCGAAATTCAGCCGAAGTCAGAAAAATCTGTTGAAGAAATGCCTTCTGATCCGAGCTTATTTGGAACTCTCTGCGGGCAGTTTTCAGGTTGAAAACCTGGTAATTCCATTACGCCTTCAAGATGGCACTAATCCAAGGCCAATTAGTTAA